In one window of Tumebacillus algifaecis DNA:
- a CDS encoding protein kinase domain-containing protein encodes MFSIAGYRILGQIAEGSKSLVYRGRNVQSGQTAIIKAMKTEYPPLQEVVRWKREYEIASSLDCDGIVRPLALETRGNGVVLVLEDFGGESLSELMQQKRLNLHQFLDIAISLTETLRFLHQQQIVHKDIKPHNIIVALEKGIVKLTDFSIASLLISEKTEMINPTLLEGTPAYMSPEQTGRMNRVTDYRTDFYSLGVTFYEMLTGQLPHVAQDPVELIHCQIAKRPQEPYEWNIGIPKAISDIIMRCLAKNAEDRYQSAYGLKADLEICRQRLQKYGVIGEFSIGEQDQSEIFRIPEKLYGRGQDIAAMRTSFDRAAQGTSELLLVSGFSGIGKSFFVHEIHASVVAENGFFISGKFDQFKRHIPYHALILAMKNLMNQLLTQSEEEITQWRDKILLALGNNGQVMTDVVPELELIISKQPDVQKLPPEETQNRFQLTMQKLLSVFCKREHPVVLFLDDLQWADPASFTMIDYLLSDPATAYLLFIGAYRDNEVTSGHRLMRMLDGLRQKQRPYRQITLRPLSPEHMGDLLADTLGSTAEQAAPLTRLVLQKTNGNPFFARQFLQALYAQKMIAFDSALGRWTWDAPRIENADITDNVVEFMLQKIKGLRENTQQMLQVAACIGSSFDLHTLAQTVGLSSHQAADELWPALQEGFLEPIGTDYKFLYSFGRAEGEDLSVSFKFLHDRVQQAAYAMLTEERRQAVHLQIGRLLLARTGKVELEERLFDMVNHLNEGVELIQIGEETLELIALNLTAGQRAKASIAYDPALKYLSQGIDLLPADAWGQQYELTMQLYLECSEVEYLCGNLERAEQLFDLILANAKTRLEQVRVYNIKTLLLINLGEYEEAIKQGLQSIRMLGVKLSDEAGPISFLLEVIKAKWNLRKRSHEELLNLPLLKDPYWDEAMKQIFNIATAFYFVNPEHFAMLNLKVLNMTVRHGNSIASSIAYGGYGVLLGTMLGDVENGYRYGKLATELNDKYFAPLKHKSDFSFALFTMHWKEHLQACAEMFRQTHQRSLESGDLIQAFFSALQMINCMVMHGAQLDALDREVRTYLDFAKRSKIHDHVSNYLILKAFVQNLRGRTDSLLSLSDDDFQEEAYLERLKTEAGLHQLNWYYFVKAKLCVLYDRPSEAVRLSCEGEKIIAASMAQPHVPEHYFIYSLAMAADYGNVSPIERRAYWKQLKKNCRKLKKWARFAPHNTEHKYLLVKAEMARIANNDQRAMTLYDQAIESAERHEFQNNVALANECAAKFYLSRTKHKIAKMYMTEAVYGYLKWGAVAKVKQLDQAYPHLLATRFEHEASLEVAATSVGSFSTTGGNSVQKIDLITVMKAAGAISGEIVLDKLLENMMHIVVENAGAEKGILLIEAEGGLLIEAERTTGDNTVRVLQGTPYRDSPNLATSVVQYVRRMREAVVLHDAMEADMFAKDPYILQNKPKSILGMPILNQGKLVGVLYLENNLTTHAFTSSRLEVMGLLSSQIAVSIENAKLYNQQVELNRAYGKFVPHQFLRFLEKKSIIDVRLGDYVQTEMSVLFSDIRSFTTLSEQMSPEENFKFLNEFLSQMEPAITENHGFIDKFIGDSIMSLFDQGADDAVRAALSMLKRLSLFNAARRRAGQQEIGLGIGINSGLLMLGTLGGDNRMDSTVISDAVNLASRVEGLTKRYRVQLLISEQTLSRLQDPDRYQIRIIDRVKVKGKTEAVSVYEVFDADPQVVRDGKQSTKPIFEQGVRLYQEQEFVGAKALFDECLRHNPHDQSAQVYVERCVHCLEFGYDEYWSNEGAKT; translated from the coding sequence ATGTTTTCGATCGCAGGGTACCGCATTCTTGGGCAGATTGCCGAGGGCAGTAAATCGTTGGTCTATCGCGGTCGCAACGTGCAGTCTGGGCAGACCGCAATCATAAAGGCGATGAAAACGGAATACCCCCCTTTGCAGGAAGTCGTCCGTTGGAAGCGCGAGTATGAAATTGCCAGCAGTCTCGATTGCGACGGAATCGTTCGGCCCTTGGCGCTGGAGACGCGGGGTAACGGCGTCGTGCTGGTGCTGGAGGATTTTGGCGGTGAGTCGTTGAGCGAGCTCATGCAGCAGAAGCGGCTGAACTTGCACCAATTTCTCGACATCGCCATATCGCTTACCGAAACGCTACGCTTTTTGCATCAGCAGCAGATCGTCCATAAAGACATCAAGCCGCATAATATTATCGTCGCGCTGGAAAAGGGCATCGTGAAACTGACCGATTTTTCAATCGCCTCCCTTTTGATCAGCGAGAAGACGGAGATGATCAACCCCACGCTGCTCGAAGGCACGCCCGCCTACATGTCACCGGAGCAGACTGGGCGAATGAACCGCGTCACCGACTATCGGACCGACTTTTATTCGCTTGGCGTGACCTTTTATGAGATGCTCACCGGGCAGTTGCCGCATGTGGCGCAAGACCCGGTGGAACTGATCCACTGCCAGATCGCCAAGCGGCCACAAGAGCCCTATGAGTGGAACATCGGCATTCCAAAGGCCATTTCTGACATCATCATGCGCTGTCTTGCCAAAAACGCGGAAGACCGCTACCAAAGTGCATATGGTCTGAAAGCAGACTTAGAAATCTGCCGCCAACGTTTGCAGAAGTATGGTGTGATCGGTGAGTTTTCAATCGGTGAGCAAGATCAATCGGAAATCTTCCGCATCCCGGAAAAATTGTACGGGCGCGGTCAGGATATCGCAGCGATGCGTACCTCCTTTGACCGTGCCGCGCAGGGCACGAGCGAATTGTTGCTCGTGTCCGGTTTTTCCGGCATCGGCAAGTCCTTTTTTGTCCATGAAATCCACGCTTCGGTCGTCGCGGAGAACGGTTTTTTCATCAGCGGAAAATTTGACCAGTTCAAGCGCCACATTCCGTACCACGCGCTGATTCTCGCGATGAAAAACTTGATGAACCAACTGCTCACCCAAAGTGAAGAGGAGATCACCCAGTGGCGCGACAAAATTTTGCTTGCGCTTGGCAACAACGGTCAGGTGATGACCGACGTCGTCCCCGAGCTGGAACTGATCATCTCCAAACAGCCTGACGTGCAAAAACTGCCGCCCGAAGAAACGCAAAACCGTTTCCAACTGACCATGCAGAAGCTGCTCAGCGTTTTTTGCAAGCGCGAGCATCCTGTGGTGCTCTTTTTAGACGACCTGCAGTGGGCCGACCCGGCCTCGTTCACGATGATCGACTATTTGCTGAGCGACCCGGCGACCGCGTATCTTCTGTTTATCGGCGCTTATCGCGACAACGAAGTCACCTCTGGCCACCGTCTGATGCGGATGCTGGATGGACTGCGCCAAAAGCAGCGCCCTTACCGACAGATCACGCTGCGCCCACTGAGCCCCGAGCATATGGGCGATCTGCTCGCCGACACGCTCGGTAGTACAGCGGAGCAGGCGGCTCCGCTCACTCGGCTCGTTTTGCAAAAGACGAACGGCAACCCGTTTTTCGCCCGGCAATTCTTGCAGGCGCTGTATGCCCAAAAGATGATCGCCTTCGATTCGGCGCTCGGACGATGGACCTGGGATGCACCGCGCATCGAAAATGCGGACATCACCGACAATGTGGTCGAGTTCATGCTGCAAAAGATCAAAGGATTGCGGGAGAATACCCAGCAGATGCTGCAAGTCGCCGCCTGTATCGGCAGTTCCTTTGATCTGCATACGTTAGCACAGACAGTCGGGCTTTCGAGTCACCAAGCGGCCGACGAACTCTGGCCTGCCCTGCAAGAAGGCTTCCTTGAACCGATTGGCACCGACTACAAATTTCTCTACAGCTTTGGTCGCGCCGAAGGTGAGGACTTATCTGTCTCCTTCAAATTTCTCCACGATCGCGTCCAGCAAGCGGCCTATGCCATGCTGACGGAGGAGCGACGCCAAGCGGTGCACTTGCAAATCGGACGTCTGCTGCTCGCCCGCACGGGAAAAGTGGAACTGGAAGAGCGCCTGTTCGATATGGTCAACCACCTGAACGAAGGGGTGGAGCTGATCCAGATCGGGGAGGAGACTTTAGAGCTGATCGCCCTCAATCTGACGGCTGGACAGCGCGCCAAAGCTTCCATCGCCTATGATCCAGCCCTGAAATACCTCTCGCAAGGAATCGATCTGCTGCCCGCTGATGCTTGGGGGCAGCAGTATGAGTTGACGATGCAACTGTATTTGGAGTGTTCGGAAGTTGAGTACCTGTGTGGCAACTTGGAGCGGGCCGAACAGCTTTTCGACCTGATCCTCGCCAACGCCAAGACGAGGCTGGAGCAGGTCAGGGTCTACAACATCAAAACCCTGTTGCTGATCAACCTGGGCGAATACGAAGAGGCGATCAAGCAAGGACTGCAGAGCATTCGCATGCTCGGCGTCAAACTTTCAGATGAGGCAGGACCGATCTCGTTCCTGCTTGAAGTGATCAAAGCGAAATGGAACCTGCGCAAGCGCAGCCACGAGGAATTGCTCAACCTGCCGCTCTTGAAAGATCCGTATTGGGACGAGGCGATGAAGCAGATATTCAACATCGCGACCGCGTTTTATTTTGTGAATCCGGAGCATTTCGCCATGCTCAATCTAAAAGTGCTGAACATGACGGTCAGGCATGGCAATTCGATCGCGTCCAGCATCGCCTATGGCGGCTATGGTGTACTGCTCGGCACGATGCTTGGCGATGTCGAAAATGGCTATCGATATGGGAAGTTGGCGACGGAGCTCAACGACAAATACTTTGCACCGCTCAAGCACAAGAGCGACTTTTCTTTTGCACTGTTCACGATGCATTGGAAAGAACACCTGCAAGCCTGTGCCGAGATGTTTCGTCAAACCCACCAGCGCTCGCTGGAGTCGGGCGATCTGATTCAAGCTTTTTTCTCGGCCTTGCAGATGATTAACTGCATGGTGATGCACGGTGCGCAACTGGACGCCCTCGATCGCGAAGTCCGCACCTATCTCGATTTTGCCAAGCGGTCTAAGATTCATGACCATGTCAGCAATTACCTGATCTTAAAAGCGTTCGTACAAAATCTGCGCGGACGCACCGACAGTCTGCTCAGTCTGTCAGACGATGATTTTCAGGAAGAAGCCTATCTGGAGCGGTTGAAAACGGAGGCAGGGCTGCATCAGCTCAACTGGTACTATTTTGTCAAAGCGAAGCTGTGTGTGCTGTACGATCGTCCATCTGAGGCGGTGCGACTGTCCTGTGAGGGGGAGAAGATTATTGCCGCCTCGATGGCTCAGCCGCACGTACCCGAGCATTATTTCATCTATTCGCTGGCGATGGCAGCCGACTACGGGAACGTGTCCCCAATAGAGCGGCGCGCCTATTGGAAACAGCTCAAGAAAAACTGTCGCAAGTTGAAAAAATGGGCCCGATTTGCACCGCATAACACCGAGCACAAATATTTGCTCGTCAAAGCAGAGATGGCGCGAATCGCGAACAACGACCAGCGGGCGATGACGCTGTACGACCAAGCGATCGAATCGGCAGAACGGCATGAATTCCAGAACAATGTCGCGCTCGCCAATGAATGCGCGGCCAAGTTCTACCTATCACGCACCAAGCATAAGATCGCAAAGATGTATATGACGGAGGCCGTGTACGGCTACCTCAAATGGGGCGCGGTGGCGAAAGTCAAGCAGCTTGATCAAGCGTATCCGCATCTTTTGGCGACCCGTTTTGAGCATGAAGCGTCGCTCGAAGTGGCGGCGACAAGCGTGGGGAGCTTCAGCACAACAGGTGGTAATTCGGTGCAGAAGATCGATCTGATTACCGTGATGAAGGCAGCCGGCGCGATCTCGGGAGAGATCGTGTTAGACAAATTGCTCGAAAACATGATGCACATCGTCGTCGAAAACGCGGGGGCGGAAAAGGGCATTCTGCTGATCGAGGCGGAAGGCGGTCTGTTGATCGAAGCGGAACGGACAACAGGTGACAACACGGTGCGCGTTTTGCAAGGCACGCCATACCGCGATAGTCCAAATCTGGCAACTTCTGTGGTCCAATATGTCAGACGGATGCGCGAAGCGGTCGTGCTGCATGATGCGATGGAGGCCGACATGTTTGCCAAAGATCCGTACATCCTGCAAAACAAACCGAAGTCGATCCTCGGCATGCCGATTTTGAATCAGGGCAAGCTCGTCGGCGTGCTCTATCTGGAAAACAACCTGACCACCCACGCGTTCACCTCCTCGCGTCTGGAAGTGATGGGCCTGCTGTCATCCCAGATCGCCGTCTCCATCGAGAATGCCAAACTGTACAACCAACAGGTCGAACTGAATCGGGCCTACGGGAAGTTCGTTCCACACCAGTTTCTGCGCTTTTTGGAGAAAAAGAGCATCATCGACGTGCGGCTCGGCGACTACGTGCAAACGGAGATGTCGGTGCTGTTTTCTGACATCCGTTCCTTTACCACGCTGTCGGAGCAGATGTCGCCAGAGGAGAACTTTAAGTTTCTCAACGAATTTTTGAGCCAGATGGAGCCTGCGATCACCGAAAATCACGGATTTATTGATAAGTTTATCGGGGATTCGATCATGTCGCTTTTTGATCAAGGAGCGGATGATGCGGTGCGTGCCGCTTTGTCCATGCTCAAGCGCCTCTCCTTGTTCAACGCAGCGCGCAGGCGGGCGGGGCAACAGGAGATCGGGCTTGGCATCGGGATCAACAGCGGGCTGTTGATGCTTGGAACGCTGGGTGGCGACAACCGGATGGATTCGACTGTCATCTCCGATGCGGTCAACTTGGCTTCACGCGTGGAAGGACTGACCAAGCGGTACCGCGTACAGCTGTTGATTTCAGAACAGACGTTGTCGCGCCTGCAAGACCCAGACCGTTATCAGATTCGCATCATCGACCGTGTGAAAGTGAAGGGCAAGACGGAAGCGGTTTCCGTCTATGAGGTGTTTGATGCCGATCCACAGGTCGTCAGGGATGGGAAGCAAAGCACCAAGCCGATTTTTGAACAAGGTGTTCGGTTGTATCAGGAGCAGGAGTTCGTCGGGGCCAAAGCGCTCTTTGACGAGTGTTTGCGTCATAATCCACATGACCAATCGGCCCAGGTCTATGTCGAGCGCTGTGTGCATTGTCTGGAATTTGGATACGACGAATATTGGAGCAACGAGGGAGCGAAAACATGA